In the Victivallis sp. Marseille-Q1083 genome, one interval contains:
- the gatC gene encoding Asp-tRNA(Asn)/Glu-tRNA(Gln) amidotransferase subunit GatC yields the protein MTNTGKSIDVGYVAALARLEIAPEARERLQHDMEAIVDYIELLSELDVDGIEPTAHAVELTNVGREDVAGQPFDREAMLKNAPALLNDELIRVPQVLPGEGMN from the coding sequence ATGACCAATACCGGCAAATCCATTGACGTCGGCTATGTCGCAGCGCTGGCCCGGCTTGAAATCGCCCCGGAGGCGCGCGAACGTCTCCAGCACGACATGGAAGCGATCGTCGATTATATCGAACTGTTGAGCGAGCTGGACGTCGACGGCATCGAACCGACCGCCCATGCGGTCGAATTGACCAATGTGGGGCGCGAAGATGTCGCCGGACAGCCGTTCGACCGCGAGGCCATGCTCAAAAATGCTCCGGCGCTGCTGAACGATGAATTGATCCGGGTACCCCAGGTGCTGCCCGGAGAAGGGATGAATTGA
- the gatA gene encoding Asp-tRNA(Asn)/Glu-tRNA(Gln) amidotransferase subunit GatA → MSIDFTRLTVGRAAKLLAEKHCSAVELCRGYLDRIQAQDGQVKAFLKIDADRILDAAQAADQRRADGRALSEYDGIPIGIKDCIVTAGESCSCASKLLEPVVSPYDSTVVARLKARGFIPAGRLNMDEFAMGSSCENSAFQKTCNPWALDRVPGGSSGGSAAAVGARLVPAALGSDTGGSIRQPAAFCGVVGVKPTYGRVSRYGLVAFASSLDQIGPMTLSVEDAARLLDVIGGHDPKDSTSLPLDCGGFLAAVQAAETKDLRGVKVGLPREYCQAAGLSGSVKQALDEAIERLKQLGAEPVEVSLPHTKYAVAVYYIIATAEASANLARFDGIRYGARVESKDLVDSYFKSRGQGFGEEVKRRILLGTYVLSSGYYDAYYLRAQKVRTLIRRDFEAAFRRCDILLTPVTPTTAFRFGEKSDPLQMYLSDIFTIALNLSGNCGISIPSALEPGTGLPIGMQFIAPALAEGRLFEIGRIFEKNGPAEFIPSR, encoded by the coding sequence ATGAGCATCGATTTCACCCGTCTGACCGTCGGTCGGGCCGCCAAGCTGCTGGCGGAGAAGCATTGTTCCGCCGTTGAGCTGTGCCGGGGATACCTGGACCGCATTCAGGCCCAGGACGGCCAGGTCAAAGCGTTCCTGAAAATCGACGCCGACCGGATTCTCGACGCCGCACAGGCGGCGGATCAGCGCCGGGCCGACGGCCGGGCGCTGAGCGAATACGACGGCATTCCGATCGGCATCAAAGACTGCATCGTCACCGCCGGCGAAAGCTGCAGTTGCGCGTCGAAACTGCTGGAGCCGGTCGTTTCCCCTTACGATTCCACCGTCGTCGCCCGGTTGAAAGCCCGAGGCTTCATTCCGGCCGGCCGGTTGAATATGGACGAATTCGCGATGGGCTCCTCCTGCGAGAACAGCGCCTTTCAAAAGACCTGCAATCCGTGGGCTTTGGACCGGGTGCCGGGCGGTTCCAGCGGCGGCAGCGCCGCCGCGGTCGGCGCCCGGCTGGTGCCGGCGGCGCTGGGTTCCGACACCGGCGGTTCGATCCGCCAGCCGGCGGCCTTTTGCGGCGTCGTCGGCGTCAAACCGACTTACGGCCGGGTTTCCCGCTACGGTTTGGTGGCGTTCGCTTCGTCGCTGGATCAGATCGGGCCGATGACGCTGTCGGTGGAGGACGCCGCGCGGCTGCTCGATGTCATCGGCGGCCACGATCCCAAGGACTCCACGTCGCTGCCGCTCGACTGCGGCGGCTTCCTGGCGGCGGTGCAAGCGGCGGAAACCAAGGATCTGCGCGGCGTCAAAGTCGGTCTGCCCCGGGAATACTGCCAAGCCGCCGGTTTGAGCGGCAGCGTCAAACAGGCGCTCGACGAAGCGATTGAGCGTCTGAAACAGCTCGGCGCGGAACCGGTTGAAGTTTCCCTGCCGCATACCAAATACGCGGTGGCGGTTTATTACATCATCGCCACGGCGGAAGCCAGCGCCAACCTGGCCCGTTTCGACGGCATCCGCTACGGAGCGCGGGTCGAATCGAAGGATCTGGTCGACAGCTATTTCAAGAGCCGCGGCCAGGGGTTCGGCGAAGAGGTCAAGCGGCGAATCCTGCTGGGCACTTACGTGCTGAGCAGCGGTTATTACGACGCCTATTATCTGCGGGCCCAGAAAGTCCGCACGCTGATCCGGCGCGACTTTGAAGCAGCGTTCCGGCGTTGCGATATCCTGCTGACGCCGGTAACGCCGACGACCGCGTTCCGTTTCGGCGAGAAATCGGACCCGTTGCAGATGTACCTGTCGGATATTTTCACGATTGCGCTGAATCTGTCCGGCAATTGCGGCATCAGCATTCCGAGCGCCCTGGAGCCGGGAACCGGCCTGCCGATCGGCATGCAGTTCATCGCGCCGGCGCTGGCGGAAGGACGGCTGTTCGAAATCGGCCGGATTTTCGAAAAAAACGGTCCGGCGGAATTCATTCCGTCACGATAA
- a CDS encoding diphosphate--fructose-6-phosphate 1-phosphotransferase yields MSKISPLQKARAAYAPKLPPALVNGAKVKVAEGAPTTAVADAEKIQKLFSATFGSPVLTFEAGSGDSQAYPAMNVGVILSGGQAPGGHNVIAGLFDGLKSLNPANKLYGFLNGPDGLVKNKYMELTSELIADYRNTGGFDMIGSGRTKLEKEEQFKQGFANCQALGIQALVIIGGDDSNTNACLLAEYFKKNHLPINVIGCPKTIDGDLKNDQIETSFGFDTACRVYSELIGNIGRDANSAKKYWHFIKLMGRSASHIALECALQTQPNIAIISEEVAAKKMTLGAIVDQMAAVIAKRAANGDNFGVALIPEGLIEFVPEVKALIAELNDLLAREAEAFGKLNDADSKIAFVQGKLNAAEAAVFNTLPRGIQLQLCLDRDPHGNVQVSLIETEKMLAEMVRTRLQELAAAGKYNGKFSPQVHFFGYEGRCAAPSNYDADYCYSLGYTAAALIGAGKTGYMSSVRNTTRPASEWVAGGIPITMMMNIERRHGEDKPVIRKALVELDGKPFQFFAANRDAWAVETGYVYPGPIQYFGPSEVCDLVTKTLLLEQSK; encoded by the coding sequence ATGAGCAAAATTTCCCCGCTGCAGAAAGCCCGTGCCGCTTACGCGCCGAAGCTGCCGCCGGCGCTGGTCAACGGCGCCAAAGTGAAAGTTGCGGAAGGCGCTCCGACCACGGCGGTAGCCGACGCGGAAAAAATTCAGAAGCTGTTCAGCGCCACCTTCGGCAGCCCGGTCCTGACTTTCGAGGCCGGCAGCGGCGACAGCCAGGCATATCCGGCGATGAATGTCGGCGTCATTCTTTCCGGCGGCCAGGCACCCGGCGGACACAACGTCATCGCCGGTTTGTTCGATGGGTTGAAATCGCTCAATCCGGCCAACAAGCTGTACGGCTTCCTCAACGGTCCGGACGGCCTGGTCAAGAACAAATATATGGAGCTGACTTCGGAATTGATCGCCGATTACCGCAATACCGGCGGCTTCGACATGATCGGTTCCGGCCGGACCAAGCTGGAAAAGGAAGAACAGTTCAAGCAGGGTTTTGCCAACTGCCAGGCGCTCGGCATCCAGGCGCTGGTCATCATCGGCGGCGACGATTCCAATACCAACGCCTGTCTGCTGGCGGAATATTTCAAAAAGAACCACCTGCCGATCAATGTCATCGGCTGCCCGAAAACCATCGACGGCGACCTCAAGAACGACCAGATCGAAACCTCTTTCGGCTTCGATACCGCCTGCCGGGTTTACAGTGAACTGATCGGCAACATCGGCCGTGACGCCAATTCCGCCAAGAAATACTGGCATTTCATCAAATTGATGGGCCGTTCCGCCTCCCACATCGCGCTGGAGTGCGCGCTGCAGACCCAACCGAACATCGCGATCATCTCCGAAGAGGTCGCCGCCAAAAAGATGACGCTCGGCGCCATCGTCGACCAGATGGCGGCAGTCATCGCCAAACGCGCCGCCAACGGCGACAATTTCGGCGTCGCCCTGATCCCGGAAGGATTGATCGAATTCGTACCGGAAGTGAAAGCGCTGATCGCCGAACTCAACGACCTGCTGGCCCGCGAAGCGGAAGCGTTCGGCAAACTCAATGACGCCGACAGCAAAATCGCCTTCGTCCAGGGCAAGCTCAATGCTGCCGAAGCGGCGGTGTTCAATACGCTGCCGCGCGGCATTCAGCTGCAGCTCTGCCTCGACCGCGACCCGCACGGCAACGTCCAGGTGTCGCTGATCGAAACCGAAAAGATGCTGGCCGAAATGGTCCGCACCCGGTTGCAGGAACTGGCCGCCGCCGGCAAATACAACGGCAAATTCAGCCCGCAGGTTCATTTCTTCGGCTATGAAGGCCGCTGCGCGGCGCCGTCCAACTACGATGCCGACTACTGCTACAGCCTCGGTTACACGGCCGCCGCCCTGATCGGCGCCGGCAAAACCGGTTATATGTCCTCGGTCCGCAACACGACCCGCCCGGCTTCGGAATGGGTCGCCGGCGGCATTCCGATCACGATGATGATGAACATCGAACGCCGCCACGGTGAAGACAAACCGGTAATTCGCAAGGCGCTGGTCGAACTCGACGGCAAGCCGTTCCAGTTCTTCGCCGCCAACCGCGACGCCTGGGCGGTGGAGACCGGCTATGTTTATCCGGGGCCGATCCAGTATTTCGGACCGAGCGAAGTCTGCGACCTGGTGACCAAGACGTTACTGTTGGAACAATCCAAATAA
- a CDS encoding PaaI family thioesterase produces MSAALEELKKMLNEQDRFCRSNRIQVECIEPGYAEAVLTVTEASLNGLGHVQGGAIFTLADLALAAAANSHGFKAVTQHSGITYLRPGAGPQLRAVATEVNRGRRTGLYNIDVLNQQGKLVARATANAFISEERFAFFSD; encoded by the coding sequence ATGTCTGCTGCTCTGGAAGAATTGAAGAAAATGTTGAATGAACAGGACCGCTTTTGCCGGTCGAACCGGATTCAGGTGGAATGTATTGAGCCGGGGTATGCCGAAGCGGTGCTGACGGTGACCGAGGCGAGCCTGAACGGGCTCGGCCATGTCCAGGGCGGCGCAATTTTTACGCTGGCCGATCTGGCGTTGGCCGCCGCCGCCAATTCGCACGGTTTCAAGGCGGTCACCCAGCATTCCGGCATCACCTACCTGCGGCCCGGGGCCGGGCCGCAACTGCGGGCGGTGGCGACCGAGGTGAACCGCGGCAGACGCACCGGGCTGTACAACATCGACGTGCTGAATCAACAGGGCAAACTGGTGGCCAGGGCGACCGCCAACGCGTTCATTTCCGAGGAGCGTTTCGCGTTCTTCTCCGATTGA
- a CDS encoding family 20 glycosylhydrolase, producing MNFHRRFSSLLLLAAFLTVSAAEARNVSPVPPALIPQPAQLAIDAEARPFYLSSHCTVYYTGGAAAEKCARLFAERLKETADWTLPVEAAVKAESADGILFRLAELPPDADQLDRESYQLTIEPNLVCVTAGDEAGLFYGLQTLLQLLPPRLAYGSFDGPRFDDNWEHRDLSRSLYSVPPALPETVALPKLTIDDRPRYPWRGSMADVARHYMPMEYLYQLIDLMAAHKLNTLQLHLVDDQAWRLEIKAFPQLVKEGSSGSYSGAPGGFYSQQELRELVAYAAERHITIVPEIDLPGHSTAVTRVMHLNCNPSSGVYCIGNPETFPFLEKVFDEVLEIFPSRYVHIGGDECPKDAWLNCPKCQALMKQENLASGEALQSYVTRHMNDYLQSKGRTLIGWDEILEGGLPPKAVVMSWRSQDGGVEAAKLGHYTVMSPTGYVYLDYRQSGNEPFGGALLPMSKTYQFQPTPPELTPEQQHYVLGGQGNLWAENLPTPAHAAYMLAPRIAAVAEAVWSPAEVRDWPDFARRMLTQLERYSAMKFPARQPRVFFEAAEEGVRLHSELPGASIRYTLNDEEPGWTSLQARDGQLIPWQDGKTLQARLTGNHGALFPVSSKKLYRPQIHFETNMTQPYGMDHGPEAAWDYDEATYFWSGEPQQDGQYLTAVLHTPKKLDNIRVATGDHGRDILHQGVLEVSADGRTFTKAADFVDGEAAANRIDQPVKAIRIRVTAPDEHWLIIKEIETTEAAK from the coding sequence ATGAATTTCCATCGCCGTTTCTCCTCACTGTTGCTGTTGGCGGCCTTCCTGACCGTCTCCGCCGCCGAAGCCCGCAACGTCTCTCCGGTCCCGCCGGCGCTGATTCCGCAGCCGGCCCAATTGGCGATCGACGCTGAGGCCCGGCCATTTTACCTGAGCAGCCACTGTACTGTCTACTACACCGGCGGAGCGGCAGCGGAAAAATGCGCCCGTCTGTTCGCCGAGCGGCTGAAGGAAACCGCCGACTGGACATTGCCGGTCGAGGCGGCTGTAAAGGCCGAATCGGCCGACGGCATTCTATTCCGCCTGGCCGAGCTGCCGCCCGATGCCGACCAACTGGACAGGGAAAGCTATCAACTGACGATTGAGCCGAACCTCGTTTGCGTGACTGCCGGCGACGAGGCCGGATTGTTCTACGGTCTGCAGACACTGCTGCAGTTGCTGCCGCCGCGGCTGGCCTACGGCTCCTTTGACGGCCCGCGTTTCGACGACAATTGGGAACACCGCGATTTGAGCCGCAGCCTTTACTCCGTGCCGCCGGCCCTGCCGGAAACCGTCGCCCTGCCGAAACTGACCATCGACGACCGGCCGCGTTATCCATGGCGCGGCAGCATGGCGGATGTCGCCCGTCACTATATGCCGATGGAATATCTCTATCAGCTCATCGACCTCATGGCGGCGCACAAGCTCAACACTCTGCAACTGCATCTGGTCGATGACCAGGCCTGGCGGCTGGAAATCAAGGCATTCCCGCAACTGGTCAAGGAAGGCAGCAGCGGCTCCTATTCCGGCGCGCCGGGCGGCTTCTACAGCCAGCAGGAGCTCCGGGAGCTGGTCGCTTATGCGGCGGAACGCCATATCACCATCGTCCCGGAAATCGACCTGCCCGGCCATTCGACGGCGGTGACCCGGGTGATGCATTTGAACTGCAATCCGTCGAGCGGCGTCTACTGCATCGGCAATCCGGAAACCTTCCCGTTTCTCGAAAAGGTTTTCGATGAAGTCCTGGAGATTTTTCCCTCCCGATACGTCCATATCGGCGGGGACGAGTGCCCGAAAGATGCCTGGCTGAACTGTCCGAAGTGCCAGGCTCTGATGAAACAGGAAAATCTGGCCAGCGGGGAAGCGCTGCAGAGTTACGTGACGCGTCATATGAACGACTATCTGCAGTCCAAAGGCCGCACCCTGATCGGCTGGGACGAAATTCTCGAAGGCGGCCTGCCGCCGAAAGCGGTGGTGATGAGCTGGCGCAGCCAGGACGGCGGCGTGGAAGCGGCCAAACTCGGGCACTACACGGTGATGTCGCCGACCGGTTACGTCTACCTGGACTACCGCCAGAGCGGCAACGAACCGTTCGGCGGCGCGCTGCTGCCGATGTCGAAGACTTATCAGTTCCAGCCGACGCCGCCGGAATTGACGCCGGAACAGCAGCACTACGTGCTCGGCGGCCAAGGCAACCTGTGGGCGGAAAATCTGCCGACGCCGGCCCATGCCGCCTATATGCTGGCCCCGCGGATCGCCGCAGTGGCGGAAGCGGTCTGGAGTCCGGCGGAAGTGCGCGACTGGCCGGATTTCGCCCGCCGGATGCTCACGCAGCTGGAACGCTACAGCGCGATGAAATTCCCGGCCCGTCAGCCGCGTGTCTTTTTCGAAGCGGCCGAAGAGGGCGTGCGCCTGCACTCCGAACTGCCCGGCGCCTCCATCCGTTATACGCTGAACGATGAAGAACCGGGCTGGACCTCGCTGCAGGCCCGGGACGGCCAACTGATTCCCTGGCAGGACGGCAAAACGCTGCAGGCCCGTCTGACCGGCAACCACGGCGCGCTGTTTCCGGTCAGCAGCAAAAAACTTTACCGGCCGCAAATCCATTTCGAGACCAATATGACTCAGCCTTACGGCATGGATCACGGACCGGAAGCGGCCTGGGATTACGATGAAGCCACCTATTTCTGGAGCGGCGAACCGCAGCAGGACGGTCAATATTTGACGGCGGTCCTGCACACGCCCAAAAAACTGGACAACATCCGGGTCGCGACCGGCGACCACGGCCGGGACATCCTTCACCAAGGGGTGCTGGAAGTGTCCGCCGACGGCAGGACGTTCACCAAAGCCGCCGACTTCGTCGACGGCGAAGCGGCGGCAAACCGGATCGACCAACCGGTCAAAGCCATCCGCATCCGGGTGACCGCCCCGGACGAACATTGGCTGATCATCAAGGAAATCGAAACGACCGAAGCCGCTAAATAA
- the hisS gene encoding histidine--tRNA ligase has protein sequence MAKFSPPPGTADIFPAETVQWLELENTARKVFASYGYGELRTPVFEYTEVFQRGLGNETEVVRKEMYTFEDRGGRSLTLRPEGTAGVMRALLNTDVLNGTEQRVFYMGPMFRGERPAAGRRRQFHQVGVENVGRVAPELDAENIAMLMDYLARIKITGAELRINTRGIQSDRGPAGEALRRYFSQHIDSMCEDCRQRLHNNIWRILDCKQENCRRIIAGAPSYLEFFSADSRRYFDTVCRTLDALQVAYVIDPLLVRGLDYYVHTVFEIVHSGLGAQTAIAGGGRYELLLPEQSRPMVGVGFAAGMERLLLVREALAVAPAAPPAAAIYLVGLGEAPRLANMKLAAELRRAGFTVLTEVENKSMKSQMRTANRLNAAFAVIRGEDELSRGAVICRDLASSEQRELPEAEVAAYLRQAAK, from the coding sequence ATGGCAAAATTTTCTCCGCCGCCGGGAACTGCGGATATCTTTCCGGCCGAGACCGTTCAATGGCTGGAACTGGAAAATACCGCCCGGAAAGTGTTCGCTTCCTATGGGTATGGCGAACTGCGGACGCCGGTTTTCGAATATACCGAAGTTTTCCAGCGCGGGCTCGGCAACGAGACCGAAGTGGTGCGCAAGGAGATGTATACTTTCGAGGACCGCGGCGGCCGCAGCCTGACCTTGCGGCCGGAAGGAACCGCCGGGGTGATGCGCGCTTTGCTGAACACCGATGTGCTCAATGGCACTGAGCAGCGGGTTTTTTATATGGGGCCGATGTTCCGCGGCGAACGTCCGGCCGCCGGCCGCCGCCGGCAGTTCCATCAAGTCGGCGTGGAAAATGTCGGGCGGGTGGCGCCGGAGTTGGATGCCGAAAACATCGCCATGCTGATGGATTATCTGGCGCGGATCAAAATCACCGGCGCTGAACTGCGGATCAATACGCGCGGCATCCAAAGCGATCGCGGCCCGGCCGGCGAGGCGCTGCGGCGGTATTTTTCACAGCATATCGATTCGATGTGCGAGGATTGCAGGCAGCGGCTCCACAACAATATCTGGCGGATTCTCGACTGCAAACAGGAAAATTGCCGCCGGATCATTGCCGGGGCGCCGAGTTATCTGGAATTTTTCAGCGCCGATTCGCGGCGCTATTTCGATACCGTCTGCCGGACGCTGGACGCATTGCAGGTCGCCTATGTGATCGATCCGTTGCTGGTGCGCGGTTTGGATTACTATGTGCATACCGTCTTTGAAATCGTCCATTCCGGTCTCGGCGCCCAGACGGCGATCGCCGGCGGCGGCCGCTATGAACTGTTGCTGCCGGAGCAGTCGCGGCCGATGGTCGGCGTCGGTTTTGCCGCCGGGATGGAACGGCTGCTGCTGGTGCGGGAAGCTCTGGCGGTGGCGCCGGCGGCACCGCCGGCCGCGGCGATCTACCTGGTCGGTCTTGGCGAAGCGCCGCGGCTGGCGAACATGAAATTGGCGGCGGAGCTGCGCCGGGCCGGTTTCACCGTACTGACCGAAGTGGAGAATAAATCGATGAAATCGCAGATGCGGACCGCCAACCGGCTCAACGCCGCCTTCGCGGTCATCCGCGGCGAAGACGAGCTGTCCCGCGGGGCGGTGATTTGCCGCGACCTGGCTTCTTCCGAACAGCGGGAACTGCCGGAAGCGGAAGTGGCGGCCTATCTGCGACAGGCAGCAAAATGA
- a CDS encoding class II fructose-bisphosphate aldolase, whose protein sequence is MAVSYKDLGLVNTRELFAKAVKGGYAIPAYNFNNMEQLQAIIQACTETQSPLILQVSKGAREYANQTLLRYMAQGAVAYAKELADAAGQKPIPIVLHLDHGPDFETCKSCIDFGFSSVMIDGSHLPYEENVKLTRRVVEYAHQHDVTVEGELGVLAGVEDDVKAEKHTYTQPEEVEDFVKRTGVDSLAIAIGTSHGAYKFKPGDDPKIRLDILHEIEKRIPGFPIVLHGSSSVPQELVKIINENGGKLKDAIGIGEDQLREAAKSAVCKINIDSDGRLAMTAAIRKVFNEKPEEFDPRKYLGPARTALKELYKHKNIAVLGSAGHAQD, encoded by the coding sequence ATGGCTGTGAGCTATAAAGATCTCGGTTTGGTCAACACGCGCGAGCTGTTCGCCAAAGCCGTGAAGGGCGGGTACGCGATCCCGGCCTACAACTTCAACAATATGGAGCAGCTCCAGGCGATTATCCAGGCCTGTACCGAAACCCAGTCGCCGCTGATTCTGCAGGTTTCCAAGGGCGCCCGCGAATACGCCAACCAGACGCTGCTGCGTTACATGGCGCAGGGGGCGGTCGCTTATGCCAAGGAATTGGCCGACGCCGCCGGCCAGAAGCCGATTCCGATCGTGCTGCATCTCGACCACGGCCCGGACTTCGAAACCTGCAAGAGCTGTATTGATTTCGGTTTCTCCTCGGTGATGATCGACGGTTCCCATCTGCCGTACGAAGAGAACGTCAAGTTGACCAGGCGCGTCGTCGAGTATGCTCATCAGCATGACGTCACCGTTGAAGGCGAACTCGGCGTGCTCGCCGGCGTCGAAGACGACGTCAAGGCGGAAAAACATACCTATACCCAGCCGGAAGAGGTCGAAGACTTCGTCAAGCGCACCGGCGTGGACAGTCTGGCGATCGCCATCGGCACCTCCCACGGCGCTTACAAATTCAAGCCGGGCGACGATCCGAAAATCCGTCTCGACATCCTCCATGAAATTGAAAAGCGCATTCCGGGTTTCCCGATCGTGCTGCATGGTTCTTCTTCGGTTCCGCAGGAGCTGGTCAAGATCATCAATGAAAACGGCGGCAAGCTGAAAGATGCGATCGGCATCGGCGAAGATCAGTTGCGCGAAGCGGCCAAATCGGCGGTCTGCAAGATCAACATCGATTCCGACGGCCGTCTGGCGATGACGGCGGCGATCCGCAAAGTCTTCAACGAGAAGCCGGAAGAGTTCGACCCCCGCAAATATCTCGGCCCGGCCCGTACGGCGCTGAAGGAACTTTACAAGCACAAAAACATTGCGGTGCTCGGTTCGGCCGGCCACGCGCAGGATTGA
- a CDS encoding MFS transporter, translating to MMADTLAPTPKAAVYRCGTLTYTLFSLIVVSGWLLLAGFCYSLVNNITSNVLPIQLKLYETPDWLIGLILTTLPGIWNMTVCPWVSASSDRHRGRFGRRIPYILYTLPCMVGGLVLFAFGPEIGSFLHGIAAFSNYSATTLTIAVLGCTVVFYQFFYMFTGSVFWYLFNDVIPAQFLTRFAGLFTISQAAGATVFNYFLFEYAETHAREIFLLAAVAFLTGFGLLCWRVKEGHYPPVEESELSNQEIRSLGKQTKLVIEFFLESFSVKLYWLIYLQTTLGAIGGTIWTFAIFFNRELNISLAELGVINAVAQILVVLLTYFAAYLADRWHPMRVNAYFVIFNAVGAFGAWTWLFVTPPDNYFFWMNLAGQIGCFGTILFNCSGFPKEMRVFAGSRFGQICSAQAMLRSIGATVTGVLAGLFITQIKGFYPDNPDFAYRYIFIWAGVFTALSGVIGFYIYREWLRLGGLEHYRAPAPWSKDRYETMPNPQVTYISPYWLRFALKIWNVLVIWGVIQYAGLTVYFFAAGRVSLGWKFVFTVLPVAALGMFWWLAIVRGIRRDLKIAQRGGELKLGIPHHGIPLIFALQNIGSTLIGFVWIWALVFRVYDDQLVWIYYLGTAIGGICTYLAFWVLRRMERGNSQLQPENPDENYLRTAMRNCRTRTVELIVNRNKAARPEA from the coding sequence ATGATGGCAGATACCCTTGCTCCCACTCCGAAAGCGGCCGTCTACCGCTGCGGCACGCTTACCTACACGCTGTTCAGTCTGATCGTCGTCTCCGGCTGGCTGCTGTTGGCCGGCTTCTGTTACAGCCTGGTCAACAATATCACCAGCAACGTCCTGCCGATCCAATTGAAGCTGTATGAAACGCCGGACTGGCTGATCGGCTTGATTCTCACCACGCTGCCCGGCATCTGGAACATGACGGTCTGCCCCTGGGTCAGCGCTTCCAGCGACCGTCACCGCGGCCGGTTCGGCCGCCGGATTCCCTACATTCTCTACACGCTGCCGTGTATGGTCGGCGGGCTGGTGCTGTTCGCCTTCGGCCCGGAAATCGGCAGCTTCCTGCACGGCATCGCCGCTTTTTCGAACTATTCGGCGACGACGCTGACCATCGCGGTACTGGGCTGCACGGTGGTTTTTTACCAATTTTTCTACATGTTCACCGGTTCCGTCTTCTGGTATCTTTTCAACGATGTGATTCCGGCGCAGTTTCTGACCCGCTTCGCCGGTTTGTTCACCATCAGCCAGGCGGCCGGCGCCACCGTATTCAATTACTTTCTATTCGAATACGCCGAAACACACGCCCGGGAAATCTTCCTGCTGGCCGCCGTCGCCTTCCTGACCGGATTTGGCTTACTCTGCTGGCGGGTCAAAGAAGGCCATTATCCGCCGGTCGAAGAGAGCGAGCTGTCAAACCAGGAAATCCGCAGCCTGGGCAAGCAGACCAAACTGGTCATCGAATTTTTTCTGGAGAGTTTCTCGGTCAAACTCTACTGGCTGATCTACCTGCAGACCACGCTCGGCGCGATCGGCGGCACCATCTGGACTTTCGCCATCTTCTTCAACCGGGAGCTCAACATTTCGCTGGCGGAACTCGGCGTCATCAATGCGGTGGCGCAAATTCTGGTGGTGCTGCTGACTTATTTCGCCGCCTACCTGGCCGACCGCTGGCATCCGATGCGGGTCAACGCCTATTTCGTCATCTTCAACGCCGTCGGCGCGTTCGGCGCCTGGACCTGGTTGTTCGTCACCCCGCCGGACAATTATTTCTTCTGGATGAACCTGGCAGGGCAAATCGGCTGCTTCGGCACCATCCTCTTCAATTGCAGCGGCTTCCCGAAAGAGATGCGGGTGTTCGCCGGTTCCCGCTTCGGACAGATCTGCTCGGCGCAGGCGATGCTGCGCAGCATCGGCGCCACCGTCACCGGCGTGCTGGCCGGGCTGTTCATCACCCAAATCAAAGGCTTCTATCCGGACAATCCCGATTTCGCCTACCGCTATATCTTCATCTGGGCCGGCGTCTTCACCGCTCTTTCCGGCGTCATCGGTTTTTACATCTACCGGGAATGGCTCCGGCTCGGCGGACTGGAACACTACCGGGCGCCGGCGCCGTGGAGCAAGGACCGATATGAAACGATGCCCAATCCCCAAGTGACCTACATTTCGCCGTACTGGCTGCGGTTCGCGCTGAAAATCTGGAATGTCCTGGTCATCTGGGGCGTCATCCAGTACGCCGGGTTGACGGTTTATTTCTTTGCGGCCGGCCGGGTGTCGCTGGGCTGGAAATTCGTGTTCACCGTGCTGCCGGTCGCGGCGCTGGGCATGTTCTGGTGGCTGGCGATTGTCAGGGGCATCCGGCGCGACCTGAAAATCGCCCAGCGCGGCGGTGAGCTCAAGCTCGGCATCCCGCATCACGGCATTCCGTTGATTTTCGCGTTGCAGAATATCGGCAGCACGCTGATCGGCTTCGTCTGGATCTGGGCGCTGGTGTTCCGGGTCTATGACGATCAACTGGTCTGGATCTATTACCTGGGAACGGCCATCGGCGGGATCTGCACCTACCTAGCGTTCTGGGTGCTGCGGCGCATGGAACGCGGCAACAGCCAGCTTCAGCCGGAAAATCCGGACGAAAATTACCTGCGCACCGCGATGCGGAACTGCCGGACCAGAACCGTCGAACTGATCGTCAATCGGAACAAGGCGGCCCGGCCGGAAGCCTGA